A section of the Festucalex cinctus isolate MCC-2025b chromosome 9, RoL_Fcin_1.0, whole genome shotgun sequence genome encodes:
- the LOC144026118 gene encoding uncharacterized protein LOC144026118 — translation MLTPEKSGAQPSTSAQMTFHRTMTTTMGPMQDSLGQSSKECEDRAHSNVRPLVLRQRKLLLTGPKVTLLTVSRTKNVHQSIHPRKKDPKDSGWLEVDEFGWQPTIFPFAAKPGPRDAAAELNSHLPADILELFITDELLQHIVHHTNLYANQSMQKQTDKNCCARVNSLQRVFQIVCSDCYCCM, via the exons atgctaacaccggagaaaagtggtgcacaaccgagcacgtctgcacagatgacgtttcatcggacgatgacgactactatgggtccgatgcaagacagtcttggacagtcttccaaagaatgtgaag atcgtgctcacagcaacgtccgaccgctggttctacgacaaagaaag ctcctcctcacagggcccaaagtgacccttctcacagtgagcagaacaaag aatgtgcatcaatcaatacatccaagaaaaaaag atcccaaagattctggctggcttgaagttgatgaattcggctggcagccaaccatcttcccctttgctgcaaaaccaggaccaagggatgctgcagcagagctgaattcccacctgccagctgacatcctggagctcttcatcacggatgaacttctccagcacatcgttcatcataccaacctctacgcaaatcagtccatgcagaagcagactgacaaaaactgttgcgcacgtgtaaatagtttgcaaagagttttccaaattgtttgttcggattgctactgttgcatgtaa